The genome window ATTAGTAGTTTCTAGCTAACTTTTGATCCATCATACTTGTAATGGaaataaaaagtacaaaaaaacAAAGATTAAAGTTTTAAACACATGTCATATAGTTGTCAAAATAACAGCTGAGATATTAAATTAAAGTAATATAAAAAATTGAAATTCAAAACAAACACCAATGTTAAAACGAAAAAAAATTCAAAGGCAAAATAAATGTCGTATTTGTCTTATCACTAATTGGTACGCCTAACGTAAGGTACAACCCTCTCAACAGTCAAAACCTGATCATTTTCATTAAAGGAAAAGTGAACCTGGTCGCTGACATTAATCATACCGGCTTTCATGAACTTTTTCCAAGAGGTCAACGCATATCGAAAAGAAACCTTCCCTTTTCTTTCACGTCTTTCACGTCTGGTACCGTTGGTAATCTGCAATGgcggatccagatgcgaaaatcTAACGGTCAAATCTTTTAAACCTTCGTGAAGCCTAGCCATGCGTGAAACAGGATCAGGAATCCTCTGTATTGTTGTAAAAAAGGAAAGATTAATGGTTATTAAGTAAAAAATGGATAATATTTGGTTTTTAGCAGTAAGTAAAATTAGGTTAAAACTTACAAAATGATCTTCACCAGCCATACGAACAAACTTTTTTACACCCGCATTTAtttgttcatcatcatcatcatcttcagcaTCAAGAGGTGCAACCTCAGCCTGAAAATTAAATGCATAACATCAATTAAATTATATTGTAAAAAGTGTATAATTATTGTGAAATATGACACTTACCTCATCGACATCTACATCTGAATATTTCATTTCAACCccgtttttcccaaaaacttTTAAATGGAAAAAATTGCCAAAAGATTttgtaaaaaacataaaacaaccatcaatcaacCGTAACTGACTAACAATTACGTCAATACCAGCAGAAAAACCTACTTTTCCGTCAAATGTTTTAATTAGAACGTTAAACGTGATGTTGTCTGTAATAACAGTAGCTATTACATCATTTGACGAATAATCATAGTGTTTTGGCAGGATACATTCTGGAATGACCTGTGGGGATGATATAACCAAATCAGCAATCAGTAAATTAGTAAATTTAATATAATTAAATTACTACATACTACAATTATAAAAATATAGCTATAAGTCATCTTACATAAAATTGAGATGATGGAGGGAGCAGAAACGTCCAAAAAGTCCCATGACTAACCCCATCAAGGAAAGAAGTTAACTTAAACGTAGCGTAATCTATAGGATTAAATAGAACCAAACACCCAATGGTTAGTCGTAAATGGTCTACAACTTTGGACCAACCTTGAAAAAAGAATATCTTTCCCTTAGAGGCGCTTATTCCAACATTAAATTTTCGGCCATCTTCTGTGATTATATCAACATTCGTAGGACACTTATATTCACCCCAAAGTGTGAACGCAGCGTCATCGGGAACACACTGAAACAATAAAAAATGATTTATAATTATACTGAGAAAATATTAACAATAAAACATTAAGAAATTGTActtaatatatacatataaagaaaaaaaaagaaaatatagttATGAAATAATTTGTCATTTACCATAATAAATTCGTCTGCTTTATTCATGTGCCTACAAAAACCGGGTAGTCTGAAACTGATTTATAGATTACGATGTTAATCAAGTGTAACATGTAAAGGTTAGCATGagaaataaaaaatgaaaacaaaagagaGACTATAAAAATGTAATACCTCGATGAACTGTCAGCCATAGATTAAACCTACAATAAGAGGTTACATAAACTTAGCACGTCAGATGATTCTTTTGTGAAAAATTAAACATTTATTCTACATCATAATATTTATGATTTATGATCTACAATACATCACAATAAAAAACAAATTTACATTTATTTATAAATGTATAAGTGCATATATACATGCTTTTCCTTATAAATGAGTAATTGCATATATACGGTATACATACAAAACAGTATGGTCCATGTTCCGTTACAGTTTCAAACAATCATAATGCAAGATGTTTGTATTAGAATCCAATTTTTTAATGAATAATAAGTATACAGGCCTACATGATTCAATAAATATGTTGATCATTGACATACAGTTTCAATAAATCATTAGGCAAATATGAGCATTGTTTCAAAGtaattttttttgtataaatGCATTATCTATATAGGTGGACGATTAAAAAAGATTAAGTTAAACTATTATACAACAAAAATATAAATCCCTAAAAATTTAGAGTCAAAAATTTGCAGATCTTAATTCAACATTAAGTAAACCTATAAAATTAATAACAGAGGAATAACATATTAACAAATAAGTCCTAAGAAATTATACAACTTCATAATTTGATAAATATCAAAATCGACTCAAAAAATCAGATATATTCAAATCAGTATATCAGTATATTCAGTATATAAGCCAATAAAACTGTAATAATCTGTAGATCtgatttcaaaataaaaaaagcctaaaataaAATATTGAGAGCAAAGCAATCCATAATCTGCAGATCTGATCTGATTTGAACATAAAGAAAAGCTAAAATCAAATATTGAGGGCAAATCAATCCAAAATCAACAACGTAAGGTTACTTATGATATTCAGATCAGATCTACACGATATCGAATATTGAATCAAAAGACCtattaaaaaaaccctaaaattcgcAACAGATGAAGTTCAATATAAAATAAGAATACCAGTTACTGATAATCGTACCTTGAATAAGTGTTGACAGATCGTTTGAATAACAAATCCTTGTGAACAAACAGATATGATTCTCAAATACTTTGCCCTAACAATCGATGAACAGAGACACCAGAAGTGAAATGGTTTTATAGATTTAGGGATATTGAGATGAAAGATAATTAAACACGgtaattgaaacatattttggaAGATGATTCGAACCAAAATATGGAAAGTTGAAATCTGTTTCAAATCGTAATCAATTGAGAGGCGGTACAAATGAAAGAGATATTGGGAAGCGAAGAGATGGATTGCCGCCCAAAGCATATCGTTGTGCAATATCTAGTTGACAGGTGGAAAATAGAGGTTTAAGTATATGACAAGTGGCCAaagttgttttgttttaatataagtAATAGATTGTTTATTGATTGGAATGGGcgttattggcataatgccccactacgccacttttgttataatgccccatgctgactgggatgccacgtgtcggataatgccccatggtgggggcattattttgttccaccactacacatggtctaaaagTTGAAAACGAACCTAAAAAGGGCGAGAAAATGTGAAATCGAAAGTAATgcctgggattctggaacaaaaGCTTAGATTGATCTCTGGAACTATTGAAGAAAAGAAATTAGAGGACGAGCGTATTTATATAgtattaagggggtgtttggcctagcttttttatctaagcttatagcttttttagcttatttttacaaaataagcactaatgggtgtttggtttagctttttaagcttatgcttattagcttatataagctaattccAAGAAGCTTATGGGAAcatggttttttagcttatttgaagaaGATGGTTTTTTACTCATTACACACAATGATATTATACCCCTTTCCATAATACAAAATAACTAAACAAACAACTAaagattaattattaattatcaacttgtagaatataagctaatccaaacacttaaaaatagcttatcaaatgaaagaaaataaacataagctactttaaaatataagcataagcaaaaaaaaaaataaaagccaggccaaacaccccctaagggcatgtttggcttagctttttAAAATGGCTTatgactttttggaaaagtcaggaTTCAGTGACTTTCTGGAAAAGTCACTTTTTCCCTCACATACACCTCATTGCCAAACAGACTTTTTACAGCTTATAACTTTTCAAAAAAccaataagttaataagttgttttaaaaagcttagccaaacatgccctaatgAGAAAGGTCGGTAATAAGACCTTTCTCTTTTTACCACTCAAGTTACAAGTTATTGACTTTTTCATTTGAATAGTTTGTTTAAAAAGTCACTTTCAATATAgcattttttattattaaaatgatATCACTCTAACATCAAAGCCCTAATATCACAacagttgtttttttttattcttttcaagTTTTTCCACTTTACACCCTTAATTTTTTGATATAAACACTATTAACCCTTATCTTTAATTAAAAGTTATAAACCACTGGGTCTTGGCTCAGTGGCCACCGACTCCCTGCATAAGCCGGCCCAACTATGTGGAGGTTGGGGTTTCGATTCTTCGTTCCCCTTGGCGTAGGGAATTCACCGCCAGGCAGCATTGTCGGGTTGCTAGCTTGAGAAGGGGGATCCCTTCCGCGGTAGGGGGTACCGTGCATCTACCTTTTTTTTAAGTAAGTTACGCATTCACTTCTAACTTTTAGTAATTGACAATTTTGACATTCTTAACCTTTTCTGCTTAATAATTTGATACCTCCTTTGGTTTAAATgacttttacgactttacaccgCAACGAGAACAAATTATTATActttttttatctatgttttacTTATTTTGTGTACGTTCGTAAACTGTATTTGAAagcaagtcgggtcaaatatactaCGTTTTCATTCGATGGGGACGTATTTTTTTTAAGTAATGAATCAGGTCAAatatatagtataaatacgagttACTTTAACTTTCGACGTCGCCGTAACGCGCGGCGGGTCAAAATCCTTGTGTATGATGCATTTTCTAAGTTTTGAACTATTGAGTTTTGGGCTTTGGAGTTTGGAAGACCCATTTGTTAATAACGGCAATAACCCATCCACGCTTAGAGCACCCACAATGTATACAGCAACAACCATAACCAGAAACTCCCATAAATAGCAGAGTTATTTATAGGGTCTGAGAAGGATGAGATGTAGACATATCTTGTCTCTACCTTGCATCAATCCATAGGGATAGAGGCTGCGGCTCGAAAACGAACAGCAAACCAACACaccaagtcaaagaatatagaaatAATACAGAAATAAGAAGTCGCCCATACCAAGAAAATGATCAGAGTGGcacaatataatgtaaatcatgtataatagcaCCCAGAATGTATGACTGTTGCAAATAAGGTGGAGAAGTCCAACACATTGTGGAGCAAAAGTCTTGTAATTTCGGACATCATTTCGAGTGACATTTGTGTCACACATTATAATTTCGGACATCATTTCGAATGACATTTGTGGAGCAACCTTATGTATAGTTTTAATATTTTTTGAACGGGTGCTTGTGGAAGTTTGCACATTATGGGAAAAAagtgagggtttttttttttttttttttttttttttttttttttttatgaaagttCGAAAATCTGATGTGGTGTTGGGGTGATAGTTTATAGAAGTCTGAAAATTTACACATTGTCGATGCTCGTATGGGTGTGTAAAACCTAGAGGGTGTAAAAGAGCTAAGTCATGCCCGAGCTCGTCAAGGCTCGATTTTAACTTAAAAGGGTTCAAGCTCAAGCTTAAGCTCGGCTAGTTTAGTGCTCTATTTCCaaagctcgagctcagctcgtgAATAGTTTTTCAAGCTTGAGATTGGTTTGTTTATAATTTATCTATTTTATTTAATGAATTTTATAATATACTAAAATACTAAATAAATAAAAGCTTGTATAGACTCACAAGCCAGCTTGAGCATGATATGTGAAACCCGGAATCGAGCTCATTTACACCCCTGGTAACACTGAAAACCTAGTTCGAGCTTGTCTATGCGCGGCTTAATTCCAACATTTAACGGGTTGATCTTGAGTAGCGTACGAGTAGCTCGGATCGATAACAAATAGAAAAGTGACGATGCGGTTGTTAGTTCTTAGAGTAAAGTGcaattttcgtccctgaggttccGTCCAATTAGAACACAAGTATAAATTTACGAAATAAAAGCGGGGTTAATATGTGCCTCTAGTTATTTTattaatacacacacacacacatatatataattcgAGCCAACCGAGTCGAACTAAACtaagcggacctttgctcatgctcggTTTGTTTTAATCCGAACCGAGCGCCTTTTTCAATCGAGCAGAATCGAACGAGCAAATTCCAAACATTTTTCGATCGAGCATTAAACGAGTCTCGAGTGTCGAGCAATTTGAACAGCCTTATACCCGAGTAACCCGAATGGCAAAAAAGTAACCCCATACACCCGCAATTGCAAACAATGTCGGGTAGCCCAAACACACCATCTCTAGTTTCAGGGAAAACCCGACGCTCGAAGCCAACTATGGTAAAACTCGATTGGGATCAAATTTAAAATGGAGACCTATGGTCTTCAACCCAAATCTTTGATTCCCCTCAGATGACTTTTTGAGTGACAACTCATTTGGCAATGAAAATAAGACACTTAAAACACTTTGGTAGTTATTGgattgtttttcttttctttaggGTGGATGAAGGCACCAACATATAGGGGTGTTCCTTATCAATAGGCTCCTACTTAGTTAAATGAATGTTGGGCTTTGATAGGTGGACCACTACACAGACCAATCCAATGGAAAGTTGGTAACTAGGGTCAAAAAATGGTAGGGAGCACGGACGGGCAAGCAACTAGAGCCGAGGTGAAAAAGGCCGCACCAGGAACCGGACCCGAGAAAAAAATCTTGGACTCAGTTATTTTTTTTTACCCCGGGTATTTTATAACCGTAACTGAACCCAACCTTATCCGTAGAGTATGGATAGAGTATACATTTTGAGCTCAATATATGTATCCAAAACCGTACCTGATTTATACCCAAAACCGGTTATACCCTATACCTGATAGCGGTTTTTTAACACCCGATAGATCACCGCGGTACACAACCCTACTCGCATGGGATGGATAGTACATATTAAACCAAGATATATATGAAATGAATAACCAACATCAACTTGAATCTACCCGCTTCACGGTTTTAACCATACCATTTATACAAAACCAATCAAGTTACAAAAATCTAATAACCAAAACCAACACCAATcaagttataaaaatctaatAACCAAAATATCAATTATAATTTTGGTTTTAGCAATTAACTTAACCAAATCGACCCATAGCGTTAAGCGATTTAAATCGACACTTTTAGGTAAACGCTAAacagagaaaaaaaaaattgaaacccAAAGCCTATAGAAAATGAACAAAACCATGAGCAAAGCATCATAAATATCCCTACAAGTTAcataaaaacatcaaaaaacaAATACCCAAATATTTTTTCTTAAATTAAATGGGGTGATAAGCAGTAATGCAAATACAACGAGCAACAAAAACATGCATATGATGCACCTCAGATCAATGACTAATTTATGATTTTTGTCCTTCCTCAGCAGCAGCTTCAAAAGTCTCACCAGCGACGAGTTCTGggacttcatcatcatcctcttgTGCTGATGTGGCAGCAGCAGCGCCTTCACCTGCACCGCCTGGAGCTTGCTTCTGGAGCTGCTCCGCTAACTTTTTCAAGTTCTCCAAATTATCCGGGCCTGTTAAACACAGCCCATTTTACCAACTGTTAACTTTTACAGTACATGTCTAAAAACTGAACCGAACACACAATCCGAGAATACACTGGAGACAAAAGGGGCGGCTAAAAGAGGTACGGTTTGGTTAAAGTAGGTAGATTACTAGATTTTTGCATCAGATCGTTAGGTTGATCTATGACTTTTTTTTGTCCAAATTTATTGAAAATATGACCGTTTATGACCCCATTCGACCAATATGATTGATTTAAATTTAGTTATACTTTTTTACTttaacccattttgacccattagaGATGAAACATAGCCCGAATCAACACTTCGAAAGTAAACAGGTCAAGATTGCTATATCTAGAGAGATATAAGGGCGTTTAAACATACCTAGCTGGTTGAGAATTCCAGGGAGAATATCTTGTAAGTCTGTAAAAAAGAACataatcaaaaaataaaaaataaaaacttgtgAGTAATTTGGTAAAGCTAACAAAACATGTAACGTCCAAGGGGCAAGGGGTTGAAAAACAGATCAAATTAGGTTGACATACTAAAACTACATTTCTTACAATCTTACTAATAATCAAGGTTTTAGAAAACGGTTGAGGCGTGCGCCTCGAGGCACGCCCTAGGGGGTTTATATTGTATGTGCGCCTGAGAGGGGGTGAGGCGCTAAAAAGGCTGCGCCTAAGGGGTTTTTGATATTTgcttttgatgtttttgacttattgtgtcaatttcaagcaatcTATGTCTTTcttatgtgtgtttttgatgattttgatgataaatttggttagtattattatttttataagataaattaatttttatatttatattttaattcCGCCTCGGTTCGCCTtgaggcttacgcctcgtgaggcgaaggaaAAACGCCTCAAAACCCGTTTCCATTCTTTTAAACCTTGCTAATAATTAATGTTTTAACTTTTAAATGCTACAAAAACTATATCATTAACAAGtcatttactttatttaaattaatctatttaaaaaaaacatttaaataaCAGCCCACTCAGTTACATGTACATTTGACAATAACTTCAATAGAATAAAAGGTAACTTACTCTTTGTTTGAGGAGTACCGCTAACTACCCATGTGTTGGCACCGATAGAAGCTTGAACTGAAGTCAAACAAACAAAACTTAAGTGAAATTAACAAACAACAGAAGCAAGTTTCGGTTTGGTTCGTAGATGATACCCATTTTtttaggtataaaccacattaCTTCAAAGGCCATGCCCTCAAACCAAACACCCAATATACGACTCTAAAAGATAGTACCTTTGGGGTTTAAGAACTGGATGACTGTTTCATCCTTAAAAATGTTAACTTCCTCAATTGACGGTATTGAGTTTACTCCTATTCTCTTCAAAGTGCTCTGAAGCCTTTTGTCATCCGTGGTGGTTGTTTTATGCACAGCCTTCTTCTTTCTG of Helianthus annuus cultivar XRQ/B chromosome 1, HanXRQr2.0-SUNRISE, whole genome shotgun sequence contains these proteins:
- the LOC110928570 gene encoding basic transcription factor 3 gives rise to the protein MNVEKLMKMAGAVRTGGKGSMRRKKKAVHKTTTTDDKRLQSTLKRIGVNSIPSIEEVNIFKDETVIQFLNPKVQASIGANTWVVSGTPQTKNLQDILPGILNQLGPDNLENLKKLAEQLQKQAPGGAGEGAAAATSAQEDDDEVPELVAGETFEAAAEEGQKS